One region of Myxococcales bacterium genomic DNA includes:
- a CDS encoding electron transfer flavoprotein subunit beta/FixA family protein — MRILVCVKQVLDPDAMPRLGADGRSLRIPDEAIYRLNRYDELAVEEALLIKEANPGTTVDAVSVGPARAVDVLRRAMGMGADRGFLLLAESPADPFAVAGRLAAFAKNDSYELILCGAVSEDEMQGVVGPVLAAVLSLPCATAIVAAQIDAANGAAEVERELEGGRRERLALPLPCLLTVQSGLNRPRYPAVSHLLRAHRVTIPVWDVGRFAAPRQILARLTEPQRQRAGVVLDGTRAENAARLLALLQEKGLL, encoded by the coding sequence ATGCGCATTCTGGTTTGCGTCAAGCAGGTGCTCGACCCCGACGCGATGCCGCGCCTCGGCGCCGACGGCCGTTCGCTACGGATTCCCGACGAGGCCATTTATCGGCTGAACCGTTACGACGAATTGGCCGTCGAGGAAGCCCTGCTGATCAAGGAAGCGAATCCCGGGACCACGGTCGACGCGGTTTCCGTGGGACCGGCGCGGGCGGTCGACGTGCTTCGGCGCGCGATGGGCATGGGGGCCGATCGCGGCTTTCTGCTATTGGCCGAATCGCCGGCCGATCCCTTCGCCGTCGCCGGCCGGCTGGCCGCTTTCGCCAAAAACGATTCCTACGAGCTGATTCTTTGCGGCGCGGTTTCCGAGGACGAAATGCAGGGCGTGGTCGGACCGGTGCTGGCCGCGGTGTTGTCGCTGCCTTGCGCGACGGCGATCGTCGCCGCGCAAATCGACGCGGCGAACGGCGCGGCGGAGGTCGAGCGCGAACTCGAGGGCGGCCGGCGCGAACGGCTGGCGCTGCCGCTGCCGTGCCTGCTGACCGTGCAAAGCGGCCTCAACCGGCCCCGTTATCCGGCCGTCTCGCATCTATTGCGCGCGCACCGCGTGACAATCCCGGTCTGGGACGTCGGCCGATTTGCTGCGCCACGGCAAATCCTGGCGCGGCTGACCGAGCCGCAACGGCAGCGGGCGGGTGTTGTGCTCGACGGCACGCGGGCGGAAAACGCCGCGCGGCTGCTTGCGCTGCTGCAAGAAAAGGGCTTGCTGTGA